In one window of Rhodoglobus vestalii DNA:
- a CDS encoding CoA transferase subunit A codes for MSIDKTVGSAAEAIADIPSGASLAVGGFGLCGNPMVLIQALLELGSDDLSIVSNNCGVDDWGLGVLLGARRIRKMTSSYVGENKEFERQFLTGELEVELTPQGTLAEKLRAGGSGIAAFFTQTGVGTQVAEGGLPRRYDGAGGIAVASPQKEVRTFEVKGGSKEFVLEESITTDFSLVHALRGDRLGNLVFAKSARNFSPLAAMAGRVCIAQVEELVEPGEIEPDAVHLPGVYVSRVIEVGSDVEKRIERRTVRPGVA; via the coding sequence GTGAGTATCGATAAGACAGTGGGGTCGGCGGCCGAGGCTATAGCCGATATTCCGAGTGGCGCCTCTCTTGCGGTGGGAGGCTTCGGCCTCTGCGGCAATCCGATGGTTCTGATTCAGGCGCTGCTGGAGTTGGGCTCCGACGATTTGAGCATCGTGAGCAACAACTGTGGTGTGGATGACTGGGGTTTGGGCGTGCTGCTGGGCGCTCGCCGCATCCGCAAAATGACGTCGTCATATGTTGGGGAAAATAAGGAGTTTGAGCGCCAGTTTTTGACCGGCGAGCTTGAGGTTGAGTTGACACCGCAGGGCACGCTTGCTGAGAAGCTTCGCGCGGGTGGTTCGGGCATTGCCGCATTTTTCACTCAGACGGGTGTGGGTACTCAGGTTGCTGAGGGTGGCCTGCCGCGCCGTTATGACGGTGCGGGGGGCATCGCGGTTGCGTCGCCTCAGAAAGAGGTTCGCACTTTCGAGGTCAAGGGAGGGTCGAAAGAGTTCGTGCTCGAAGAGTCGATCACGACCGACTTTTCGCTCGTGCACGCACTCAGGGGCGATCGTCTTGGCAACCTTGTTTTTGCTAAATCGGCGCGTAACTTTTCGCCGCTTGCGGCAATGGCGGGGCGGGTCTGCATCGCCCAGGTCGAAGAACTGGTCGAACCCGGTGAGATTGAACCGGATGCCGTGCACTTGCCCGGAGTGTATGTCTCACGAGTAATCGAGGTCGGCTCCGACGTCGAGAAGAGAATCGAACGCCGCACTGTGCGGCCGGGGGTGGCGTGA